Genomic window (Planococcus sp. MSAK28401):
GAGATGGCGGCGATTATTCAAGGAGCCTTATTGGCGGGCATTGTTATTTTCTTGATTGCTGTGGTGTGGACATTCTTTAAAAACGGTAAATCCCTTTTCCCGAAACATAAGATGGTTTAGGAAGGAAAGCTTGTGTAATAAAAAATTGAGGGAATTGTAAGTTTGTTTAAATCCGAAAACATTCGGGAACAACTAGTGTCAGAATGATTTTCAGAGGAGGAACTATTAATGGCTAAAGTATTAGCAGTGCTATCAAGCGGACATAAGGACGCAGAAAATAATTACGAAACTGGCTGGTGGGCAGAAGAATTGTTCGCGCCGATGGAAATTTTAAAAGATGCAGGACATGACGTGGAGCTCGCTTCACCAAAAGGCGGCAAACCGACGCTTGACGAAGTCAGCATCAGCGAAGATTATGATCCGGAAGGCAAGTACAAGAAAATGTACGAATCCGGCCTTGCGGACAACACGAAAAAATTATCGGATGTGGAGCCGAAAGAATACGATGCCATATTTATCGTCGGCGGACACGGGGCGATGTATGACCTCGCGGAAGACAAAACGCTTCACGGGATCATCAACGCTGTATACGACAACGGCAATATCGTGTCGGCAGTGTGCCACGGACCGGCGCCGTTGATCTGGACGAAACGCCCAGACGGCCAAAGCATCATCGCTGGATTGGACGTCACTGGCTATCCAGAAGCTGTCGAACCAGAAGGGCTCCCAGAAATCCTGCCGTTCAGCTTGGAAGGCAAGATGAGCGAAGTGGCCAATTATACTGCTGACGAAAAAGTGGTATGGGGCAATGAGCAAGTGCTGACGGGCCGCGACCCGTTTGCTTCTGAAGCATTGGCTGAGGAATTGGTCAAAGCATTGGATAAGAAAAACAACTAAGTGATGAGCGGCAAGATCGCCATCTCCATAAGCAAGGCTTTGCAGCGTTCTCGTGCAAAGCCTTGCTTTTTTTATTCGAATGAAGAAACTCATGCACCGGCTTTTCAAGGAAACTTTTCTCAGCACCAGATGCGCGGGAGCGAAGTTATTTGAAGCAAGCAGAGGAAACTATTTTAAAGACCGAGCAGGAATATTTAAACAAAAATTCAGAAAAATATATTGACAGCGCTTTCTTTTAAGTATAACTTATAGATAACAAGTTAAGAGTTGTGTTGGAGACCCGGAGATTCGCACATTAATGAGTACTTCTATCGAGGAGAACTTTCATTAATTGCGGATTTTTTTAATGGGCATTAACACAGCTGTTGCTTTAAAAGGAAGGGAAGTGTTAAGCGATGTCAGAGTTTTTAGCAGAATTGATCGGGACCATGATCTTGATTATTTTCGGCGGCGGTGTAGTGGCGGGTGTGGTCTTGAAAGATTCCAAGGCTGAAGGCAGCGGGTGGGTCGTCATCACGATTGCGTGGGGGCTGGCCGTAACCATGGCAGTATATGCAGTGGGCAGTTTTTCAGGAGCCCATGTCAATCCGGCGGTAACTTTTGGGTTGGCTTCAGTAGGAGAATTTCCATGGTCGAAAGTTCCAATGTATATTCTCGCTCAAATGATCGGCGCGATTATCGGCGCAGTAATCGTCTTTTTGAATTATTTGCCGCATTGGAAGATTACGGAAGATCAAGGAGCGAAATTAGCTGTATTCTCCACGGGTCCCGCTGTTCGAAGCCCGTTTTCGAATTTAGTCAGTGAGATCATCGGAACTGCCGTTTTGGTGATGGGCTTGTTGTTCATCGGCGCCAATGATTTTACAGATGGCTTGAATCCTTTGATTGTTGGAGCTTTGATTATTGCGATCGGCATGTCACTCGGCGGCGCTACAGGCTATGCCATCAATCCGGCACGAGATCTTGGCCCCCGCATTGCGCATGCTTTTCTTCCTATTCCTGGAAAAGGTAGTTCAGATTGGAGTTATGCCTGGGTTCCAGTTGTTGGGCCGATTTTCGGCGGTATTTATGGCGCGGTGTTCTATAAAGCTTTCTTCACGAGTGATTACGGCCTGCTGTTCTGGGGGTTAAGCGTAGTCATGGCCGGTATTTTGATCGGGGCGACAAGCGCCGAATTGAAAAAAGGGCATACGGTAGCGAATGAAATCGAAGACACTTTAGTAGATGACAAATAAGAATTGAAGATAAGACCATTTGAGGAGGAATAATTGATGACTAAAGATTATATTATGGCGATTGACCAAGGAACAACGAGTTCACGGGCGGTATTGTTCAACCACAAAGGGGAAATCGTGGGGACGGGCCAGCAAGAATTTGAACAATTTTTTCCGAAACCGGGTTGGGTAGAGCATGATGCGAATGAAATCTGGACCTCAGTTTTAGCTTGTATGGCAGGCGCATTGCGAAAAGCGGATGTGGAAGCAAACCAAATTGCAGGGATCGGCATTACCAACCAGCGCGAAACGGCTGTCGTTTGGGACCGCAACACTGGAAAACCGATCTATAAAGCGATTGTTTGGCAATCGAGACAAACGGCGGACATTTGCGGTGAGTTGAAAGCGCAAGGGCACGAAGAGCTGTTCCGCAAGAAAACAGGCCTATTGATTGATGCCTATTTCTCAGGAACGAAAGTTAAATGGATTTTGGATAATGTCGAAGGCGCGCGTGAAAAAGCAGAGAACGGCGATTTGATGTTCGGGACGATCGATACGTGGCTCGTCTACAAACTATCTGGCGGCGCTGCGCACATCACCGATTACAGCAACGCTTCCCGTACGCTGATGTACAATATTTATGACTTGGAATGGGATCAGGAATTGCTGGATATTCTGACGGTGCCAAAAAGCATGCTGCCGGAAGTACGCCAATCGTCTGAAGTCTATGCCAATACCATCAACTATCATTTCTTTGGCAATGAAGTGCCGATCGCGGGTATCGCCGGTGACCAGCAAGCTGCATTATTCGGCCAGGCCTGCTTCGAAAAAGGAATGGCTAAAAATACGTATGGCACCGGCTGTTTCATGCTGATGAACACTGGGGAAGAAGGCGTCGTTTCCGAACACGGCTTGTTGACTACGTTAGCGTGGGGCATTGACGGCAAAGTGGAATATGCACTTGAAGGCAGTATCTTCGTTGCGGGTTCTGCAATTCAATGGTTGCGTGATGGCTTGAAGATCTTGGACACTGCGCCGGAAAGTGAGCAATACGCCACATCCGTCGAATCGACAGACGGCGTCTACATGGTACCGGCATTTGTCGGGCTCGGCACGCCTTATTGGGATACAGACGCGCGCGGCGCCATTTTCGGCTTGACGCGCGGCACGACACGGGCGCATCTGATCCGCGCAACGCTTGAATCACTCGCATATCAGACGAAAGATGTCGTGAACGTCATGATCGAAGACGCGGGCATTGAATTGAAAACTTTGCGTGTGGATGGCGGCGCCGTGGCGAATGATTTCCTCGTGCAATTCCAGAGCGACATTTTGGATGTACCAGTTGAGCGTCCGGTGATCCAGGAAACGACAGCGCTAGGCGCAGCTTACTTAGCGGGATTGGCAGTTGGTTTCTGGGAAAGCAAAGAAGAAATTGCGCAGCAATGGAAAGTGGATAAAACCTTCACCAGCGAGATGCCAGCCGAACAAGGTGAAAAATTATACGATGGCTGGAAGCAAGCGGTGGCGGCTACTAGAACGTTTAAAAACTAATACTTCAACAGCAAAAAACACACGCGGCTGCCTGTCGCGTGTTTTTTTATGTGCAAATTGTGTGGTGCACAGGGACAACAAGCAGTTCGCGGAACACGAAAACCCTTGCCCTACCTATCTTTTTTAAGAATCCAGGGGTCAGAATTGTGTGGCGCACAGGGACACAACGGGTGGTAGAATGAAAAGAGACAAGAAACAGA
Coding sequences:
- the glpK gene encoding glycerol kinase GlpK, translating into MTKDYIMAIDQGTTSSRAVLFNHKGEIVGTGQQEFEQFFPKPGWVEHDANEIWTSVLACMAGALRKADVEANQIAGIGITNQRETAVVWDRNTGKPIYKAIVWQSRQTADICGELKAQGHEELFRKKTGLLIDAYFSGTKVKWILDNVEGAREKAENGDLMFGTIDTWLVYKLSGGAAHITDYSNASRTLMYNIYDLEWDQELLDILTVPKSMLPEVRQSSEVYANTINYHFFGNEVPIAGIAGDQQAALFGQACFEKGMAKNTYGTGCFMLMNTGEEGVVSEHGLLTTLAWGIDGKVEYALEGSIFVAGSAIQWLRDGLKILDTAPESEQYATSVESTDGVYMVPAFVGLGTPYWDTDARGAIFGLTRGTTRAHLIRATLESLAYQTKDVVNVMIEDAGIELKTLRVDGGAVANDFLVQFQSDILDVPVERPVIQETTALGAAYLAGLAVGFWESKEEIAQQWKVDKTFTSEMPAEQGEKLYDGWKQAVAATRTFKN
- a CDS encoding MIP/aquaporin family protein, with amino-acid sequence MSEFLAELIGTMILIIFGGGVVAGVVLKDSKAEGSGWVVITIAWGLAVTMAVYAVGSFSGAHVNPAVTFGLASVGEFPWSKVPMYILAQMIGAIIGAVIVFLNYLPHWKITEDQGAKLAVFSTGPAVRSPFSNLVSEIIGTAVLVMGLLFIGANDFTDGLNPLIVGALIIAIGMSLGGATGYAINPARDLGPRIAHAFLPIPGKGSSDWSYAWVPVVGPIFGGIYGAVFYKAFFTSDYGLLFWGLSVVMAGILIGATSAELKKGHTVANEIEDTLVDDK
- a CDS encoding type 1 glutamine amidotransferase domain-containing protein yields the protein MAKVLAVLSSGHKDAENNYETGWWAEELFAPMEILKDAGHDVELASPKGGKPTLDEVSISEDYDPEGKYKKMYESGLADNTKKLSDVEPKEYDAIFIVGGHGAMYDLAEDKTLHGIINAVYDNGNIVSAVCHGPAPLIWTKRPDGQSIIAGLDVTGYPEAVEPEGLPEILPFSLEGKMSEVANYTADEKVVWGNEQVLTGRDPFASEALAEELVKALDKKNN